In Papaver somniferum cultivar HN1 unplaced genomic scaffold, ASM357369v1 unplaced-scaffold_114, whole genome shotgun sequence, a genomic segment contains:
- the LOC113328713 gene encoding uncharacterized protein LOC113328713 translates to MYPSLFKIVGLKQGSIHEHISLDGTSWSFHFKRILKEPEVNQLAAMLVYIGHSPPPLSSQPESRVWTPSSTGSFTIKSTYKSLVENAQDVSVTNFPYKAIWNPHLPPKICFFYWTTAHNKIATQDSLQHRNFKLASRCPLCLVECESTEHLLLTCPFSRRVWSLILPGTRWWIPPLTVLQLAQNWSSKGILGLAEGIWDLVPAAVIWALWNERNRRIFDEKSLSHFQVSVEVKASILAWSSAFNRNFNFRLDWCVFSWESMFH, encoded by the coding sequence ATGTATCCATCACTCTTCAAAATTGTTGGTCTCAAACAAGGCTCTATTCATGAGCACATTTCATTGGATGGTACCAGTTGGTCTTTCCACTTCAAGAGAATTTTGAAGGAACCTGAAGTCAACCAATTAGCTGCCATGCTTGTATACATAGGTCATTCTCCACCGCCTCTTTCCAGTCAACCTGAATCAAGAGTTTGGACTCCATCATCAACAGGCTCTTTCACCATAAAGTCAACCTATAAATCCTTGGTGGAGAATGCTCAAGATGTTTCAGTTACTAATTTTCCATATAAGGCCATTTGGAATCCACATCTCCCACCAAAAATATGTTTCTTCTATTGGACAACAGCTCATAATAAGATCGCCACCCAAGACTCTCTTCAGCATCGGAACTTCAAGCTTGCAAGCAGATGTCCTCTTTGCCTTGTTGAATGTGAATCAACTGAACACCTTCTTCTGACCTGTCCTTTCTCTCGCAGAGTATGGTCCTTAATCCTCCCAGGTACGCGGTGGTGGATTCCTCCTCTAACAGTTCTTCAACTAGCTCAAAATTGGTCATCTAAAGGTATTTTAGGTCTAGCGGAAGGAATATGGGACCTAGTACCAGCTGCCGTGATATGGGCTTTATGGAATGAACGCAATCGGAGAATTTTCGACGAGAAATCTCTTTCTCACTTCCAAGTCAGCGTGGAGGTGAAAGCATCAATTCTAGCTTGGAGTTCCGCCTTCAATAGAAACTTCAACTTCAGGCTTGATTGGTGTGTTTTCTCTTGGGAGAGCATGTTTCACTAA